A region of Granulicella sibirica DNA encodes the following proteins:
- a CDS encoding helix-turn-helix transcriptional regulator — protein sequence MNNRLKVLRAERNWSQADLAQKLEVSRQSVNAIETGKFDPSLPLAFRLAKLFGTTIEAIFLEEGPESG from the coding sequence ATGAACAATCGGCTAAAGGTCCTGAGGGCCGAACGGAACTGGTCCCAGGCGGATCTGGCGCAAAAGCTCGAGGTCTCCCGACAGTCGGTGAACGCAATCGAGACGGGGAAGTTCGACCCCTCGCTTCCCCTCGCGTTCAGACTGGCGAAGCTCTTCGGAACCACCATCGAGGCGATCTTTCTCGAAGAAGGCCCTGAATCCGGGTGA
- the pncB gene encoding nicotinate phosphoribosyltransferase, giving the protein MNVNFAERAHNHNWRLDPIVRSLLDTDFYKLLMLQFIWKNFPKVEVVSEVVNRTRTVRLGDHVSRETLVAQMEHVRGLRFRRSELVWLAGNTFYGTRFIFEPEFLTWLENDFRLSEYEVSEEDGQLKICFRGLWSEVTMWEVYALALVSEMRTRSALSRLSEMELDVLYARAKTKLWDKIEKLRLVPDVRISEFGTRRRHSFLWQEYVVEAMRNTLGASLTGSSNTFLAYKHDLEAMGTNAHELPMALAAIASKGTDEELRASQYRVLELWAKSYGGELLIMLPDTFGTTQFLAGAPDWVADWTGQRADSKNPFVAGDEYCAWLALRGRDATKKRFIASDGLDVDGILELHRYFHGRIRFSAGWGTLLTNDFRDCHPRNEDDLEPISLVCKLVTVDGVPAVKLSDNTRKSTGPADQIARYRRVFGSEAEAGAPVLV; this is encoded by the coding sequence ATGAATGTGAACTTCGCCGAGCGGGCCCACAACCACAACTGGCGTCTGGACCCGATCGTTCGATCGCTGCTGGACACGGATTTCTACAAGCTGCTGATGCTGCAGTTCATCTGGAAGAACTTCCCCAAGGTTGAGGTCGTCAGCGAGGTGGTGAATCGCACGCGGACGGTGCGGCTTGGCGATCACGTTTCGCGTGAAACGCTCGTCGCCCAGATGGAGCACGTCCGTGGGCTGCGCTTCCGCCGTTCCGAACTCGTGTGGCTGGCGGGCAATACGTTCTATGGCACGCGGTTCATCTTCGAGCCGGAGTTCCTGACGTGGCTGGAGAATGACTTTCGCCTGTCGGAGTACGAGGTGTCCGAGGAGGATGGGCAGCTCAAGATTTGCTTCCGGGGCCTGTGGTCCGAGGTCACCATGTGGGAGGTGTACGCGCTCGCGCTCGTCAGCGAGATGCGCACGCGGTCGGCGTTGAGCCGGCTGAGCGAGATGGAGCTCGACGTTCTGTACGCGCGGGCGAAGACGAAGCTATGGGACAAGATTGAGAAGCTTCGGCTGGTGCCGGACGTTCGTATCTCCGAGTTCGGGACACGGAGGCGCCACAGTTTTCTTTGGCAGGAGTATGTCGTCGAAGCCATGCGCAATACGCTTGGGGCTTCCCTCACGGGGTCGTCAAATACCTTTCTGGCTTATAAACACGATCTTGAGGCCATGGGTACGAACGCGCACGAACTTCCCATGGCGCTTGCCGCCATCGCTTCCAAGGGAACGGACGAAGAGCTGCGGGCGTCGCAGTACCGCGTACTTGAGCTATGGGCGAAGAGTTATGGAGGCGAACTCCTTATTATGCTTCCCGATACTTTTGGGACGACTCAGTTCCTTGCCGGGGCGCCTGACTGGGTTGCCGACTGGACGGGCCAGCGCGCCGACAGCAAGAACCCCTTCGTCGCAGGCGATGAGTATTGCGCCTGGCTCGCCCTGCGGGGAAGAGACGCAACGAAGAAGCGTTTTATCGCCTCGGACGGGCTCGACGTCGATGGAATTCTCGAACTTCACCGGTACTTCCACGGACGCATCCGCTTCTCCGCCGGGTGGGGTACGTTGCTGACGAATGATTTCCGTGACTGCCATCCGCGGAACGAAGATGATCTCGAGCCGATTAGCCTCGTGTGCAAGCTCGTCACCGTGGACGGAGTGCCCGCCGTCAAGCTATCGGATAACACGCGTAAGTCCACCGGTCCGGCTGACCAGATCGCGCGCTACCGCCGTGTCTTCGGCAGCGAGGCCGAGGCTGGAGCGCCGGTGCTCGTCTAA